The proteins below come from a single Leishmania major strain Friedlin complete genome, chromosome 20 genomic window:
- a CDS encoding developmentally regulated phosphoprotein-like protein, translated as MRRLFPTAKLLGSTTGIRLASMKSSDKERLERLVEEVNGIKSKLKVLEESKAANGLVDLYASRKMKRLDIKRILGIFNDRAYHAPIFCHKALPIILAHFITGLDRLPSGLNAMPSILAVRATLLRSFQKLINCKIPATDDQVQHFRRVLEDIDEEHAERNLLQTMAFGILELKEYVSSHRRALVDLKKTSERWASIPMTEENVLTYAEIQDIQAPLDSVNRCMITYNFISRMFLNHDPDMTMSSNPRRIGMVDLEMNLEHVVRNAVDEAKQICTDHYGDCPDTEFELTSDTKAFRFPYMSTTIRYIILELMKNAFRATVDSHMKRNDVGMVTCADMPPVRVLINLQEGTEHACICISDEGMGMTDEALTMAMAYSYTSVSKPALQLGESGERCASTAPSPLAGYGYGLPMSRVYAQSLGGDLLLQTMEGYGTRAYYYIKIADAQPLCDEETK; from the coding sequence ATGCGGCGATTGTTTCCGACCGCGAAGTTACTCGGCTCCACGACGGGTATCCGTCTGGCATCGATGAAAAGCTCAGACAAGGAGCGCTTAGAGAGGcttgtggaggaggtgaatGGCATAAAGTCGAAGCTGAAAGTTCTCGAAGAGAGCAAAGCTGCTAACGGCTTGGTTGACCTTTACGCCTCTCGCAAAATGAAAAGGCTGGACATTAAGCGTATCCTGGGTATCTTCAACGATAGGGCGTACCACGCGCCAATATTCTGCCACAAAGCGCTTCCAATTATTCTGGCGCACTTTATCACCGGACTTGACAGACTTCCCTCTGGCCTAAACGCCATGCCGTCGATTTTGGCCGTTCGTGCAACGCTTCTCCGCTCGTTTCAGAAACTCATCAACTGCAAAATCCCTGCCACCGACGACCAAGTGCAGCACTTTCGCAGAGTGTTGGAGGACATTGACGAGGAGCACGCAGAGCGCAACCTGCTGCAAACTATGGCGTTTGGGATCCTGGAGCTGAAGGAGTACGTTTCATCTCATCGGCGAGCACTGGTGGATCTTAAAAAGACATCCGAGCGGTGGGCCAGCATCCCCATGACGGAGGAGAACGTGCTCACCTACGCAGAGATCCAAGACATCCAAGCTCCGCTGGACTCCGTGAATCGTTGTATGATCACGTACAACTTCATCTCTCGCATGTTTCTCAATCACGACCCGGATATGACTATGAGTAGCAATCCCAGACGCATCGGGATGGTTGATCTTGAGATGAATCTTGAGCACGTAGTTCGCAACGCTGTTGACGAGGCGAAGCAGATTTGCACGGATCACTACGGCGACTGCCCCGACACTGAGTTTGAGCTCACCTCGGACACCAAGGCTTTCCGATTCCCCTACATGAGCACAACTATCCGGTACATTATACTGGAACTGATGAAGAATGCGTTCCGTGCAACAGTGGACTCACACATGAAGCGCAACGACGTCGGGATGGTTACGTGCGCTGATATGCCGCCCGTTCGCGTTTTGATCAACCTGCAAGAAGGGACGGAGCATGCGTGCATTTGTATCTCGGATGAAGGCATGGGCATGACGGACGAAGCACTTACCATGGCAATGGCGTACTCATACACGTCAGTCAGCAAACCAGCTCTGCAGCTTGGTGAGTCGGGCGAGAGGTGTGCATCcacggcgccatcgccgctggcTGGCTACGGGTACGGGCTTCCGATGTCGCGCGTGTACGCACAGTCGCTTGGTGGCGACCTTCTCTTGCAAACCATGGAGGGCTACGGCACGCGCGCCTACTACTATATCAAGATAGCAGATGCACAACCCTTATGCGACGAGGAAACCAAGTAG